A single window of Nicotiana sylvestris chromosome 5, ASM39365v2, whole genome shotgun sequence DNA harbors:
- the LOC104214617 gene encoding 8-hydroxygeraniol dehydrogenase-like, translated as MAKLYENEHPVKALGWAARDASGVLSPFNFTRRATGEKDVQFKVMYCGICHSDLQQLKNIEWSTSIYPMVPGYGAIGVVTEIGSKVEKFKVGDKAGVGCLVGSCRKCENCDNNLEIYCPDHIIIEGLHTGVRNTQRKTITILDRSFRV; from the exons ATGGCAAAACTATATGAGAATGAACACCCAGTAAAGGCCCTTGGATGGGCAGCTAGAGATGCTTCTGGTGTTCTTTCTCCTTTCAACTTTACAAGAAG AGCCACGGGTGAGAAGGATGTGCAGTTCAAAGTTATGTATTGTGGAATTTGTCATTCTGATCTTCAGCAGCTCAAGAATATTGAATGGAGCACTAGCATATATCCAATGGTACCTGG ATATGGAGCTATTGGTGTGGTAACTGAGATTGGTAGCAAGGTGGAGAAATTTAAGGTTGGTGACAAAGCAGGTGTTGGATGTTTGGTAGGATCATGTCGCAAATGTGAAAACTGTGACAACAATCTAGAGATTTACTGTCCCGATCATATAATAATTGAAGGATTGCATAcaggtgttcgtaacacgcagcggaagacaataacaatcctagacagatcttttcgtgtttaa
- the LOC138869697 gene encoding uncharacterized protein, which yields MDHKSLQYLFKHKELNLRQRRWLHLLKDYAITIMYHPGKANMVVDALSKKSASMGSLACISVGERPFALNVQALANQYMRLDVSEPNRVLACIVARSFLFERIRERQYDDPHLLVLRDIVQHGDAKQVTAGDDGVLRIHGRVCVRNVDVLRSWDQFFPLAEFAYNNSYQSSIQMAPYEALYGRWYRLHVRWFEPGEAPLLGTYLVQDALYKVKTIHNRLRIAQSRQKSYADRMVRDVAFMVGERVLLRTSPMKCVMRFGKKGKLSPRFIGPFEILDQVGEVAYRLALPLGLSAVHVVFHVSMLQKYHSDPSHVLDFSTVQLDNDLTYEGELVAILDLQVRQLRSKDLSFSSYPVERSAC from the exons atggatcataagagtttgcagtatttgttcaagcacaaggagctcaatttgaggcagagaaggtggttgcaTCTATTGAAAGACTATGCTATCACCATCatgtatcatcctgggaaggccaatatggtggtcgatgctttgagtaagaagtcagctagtatgggtagccttgcatgtATTTCGGTTGGTGAGAGACCGTTTGCATtaaatgttcaggctttggccaatcagtacatgaggttggatgtttctgagcccaatcgTGTTTTAGCTTGTATAGTCGCTCGGTCTTTCTTGTTTgagcgtatcagggagcggcagtatgatgaccctcatttgcttgtccttagggacatagtgcagcacggtgatgccaaacAAGTTACTgctggagatgatggagttttgaggatacaTGGTCGTGTTTGTGTGCGTAATGTGGATGTgctac gttcttgggatcagttttttccattagcagagtttgcctacaacaacagttatcagtcgagcatccagatggctccctatgaggcattatatggtagatggtATCGATTACATGTTAGGTGGTTTGAGCCCGGGGAGGCTCCGTTATTGGGTACATAtttagtgcaggatgccttgtaTAAGGTTAAGACCATTCATAATagacttcgtatagctcagtccaggcaaaagagttatgccgaccgtatggttcgtgatgtggcattcatggtcggagagagagttcTGCTTCGGACATCACCCATGAAGTGTGTGAtgcggtttgggaagaagggaaagttgagccctaggttcatcgggccttttgagattcttgatcaagtgggagaagtggcctacagacttgcattgccactaGGCTTATCAGCGGTACATGtagtgtttcatgtatccatgcttcagaagtatcacagcgatccatcccacgtgttggatttcagcactgtccagttggacaatgatCTGACCTACGAGGGGGAGCTGGTAGCCATTTTAGATCtgcaggttcgccagttgagatcGAAAGATTTATCCTTCAGTTCGTAtccagtggagaggtcagcctgttga